A section of the Pseudomonas lini genome encodes:
- a CDS encoding DUF6933 domain-containing protein — protein sequence MLIFNCTEAASNFFSRVHKGKKISSVDKPPSPTIEDDEQGEFTEQWLVHAITVQRKHVLFVIHVQTRYCMIFADAKKADVEGFVHRFSERWINGLIHHAGQHDILRWVEDEPMMERFEESNREYQLYKRRHRGAQKHIDDIAWFFQDCAAEWGTLPPDEYAAGRFDAQMNDFLRGSKGHKDYYYPSEEMMAHWLRQYCGLDESGIQGARDRLKEVKQEIRELESQLREG from the coding sequence ATGCTGATCTTCAACTGCACCGAAGCGGCCAGTAACTTCTTCAGTCGCGTGCACAAAGGTAAAAAAATCAGCTCAGTGGACAAACCACCTTCGCCTACCATTGAGGATGACGAGCAAGGTGAGTTCACCGAACAGTGGCTGGTCCACGCCATCACCGTCCAACGCAAGCACGTGTTATTCGTCATCCATGTGCAAACCCGTTACTGCATGATCTTCGCCGACGCTAAAAAGGCTGACGTCGAGGGTTTTGTTCATCGGTTTTCCGAGCGATGGATAAACGGCCTGATCCATCATGCGGGTCAGCACGACATTCTTCGCTGGGTCGAAGATGAGCCGATGATGGAGCGCTTTGAGGAAAGCAATCGCGAGTACCAACTGTACAAGCGCCGACATCGCGGTGCGCAAAAACACATCGACGATATCGCCTGGTTCTTCCAGGATTGCGCAGCAGAGTGGGGCACCTTACCGCCGGATGAGTATGCGGCCGGCCGCTTCGACGCGCAGATGAACGACTTCCTCAGAGGCAGTAAAGGTCATAAAGACTATTACTACCCGAGCGAAGAAATGATGGCTCACTGGTTACGCCAATACTGCGGCCTCGACGAGTCCGGCATCCAGGGTGCACGTGATCGGCTCAAAGAGGTGAAGCAGGAAATTCGGGAGTTGGAGAGTCAGCTGCGTGAAGGTTGA
- a CDS encoding restriction endonuclease codes for MPAVIAENDESKWADETGVCYHFPKQYRSILTEGTAVLYYKGKMTNKAFSNQRLSTNPHYFGVARIGKVHADENSTQGDLFAVVEGYRPFESAVPIKLDGEYLEQIPVKLKSNYWRNGVRLIDQTVFDDICSHAVLKSEQINDFSPIDIAHEFETRVIGTEGKKITYYGVRYERCPKLRRQAIAIHGLRCKACDFDFETAYGAHAKGFIHVHHVKPISEFDEVQVVDPATDLIPLCANCHAVVHRKPGQLLSVEQLKGLLNGHWIFDDLIKVS; via the coding sequence ATGCCAGCTGTCATTGCCGAAAATGATGAGTCGAAGTGGGCTGATGAAACAGGAGTCTGTTACCACTTCCCGAAGCAGTACCGATCGATTCTTACCGAAGGAACGGCGGTGCTGTATTACAAAGGGAAGATGACAAACAAGGCTTTTTCGAATCAGCGTCTGAGTACCAATCCCCATTATTTTGGGGTTGCTCGAATAGGAAAGGTTCATGCGGATGAGAACAGCACGCAGGGTGATTTGTTCGCTGTTGTTGAGGGCTACAGGCCTTTTGAGTCTGCAGTTCCAATCAAGCTTGACGGGGAATACCTCGAGCAGATTCCTGTAAAACTGAAGAGTAATTATTGGCGTAATGGGGTCCGGTTAATTGACCAGACGGTGTTCGACGACATCTGCTCTCATGCGGTGCTGAAGTCAGAGCAGATCAACGACTTCAGTCCAATCGATATTGCACACGAGTTTGAGACGAGAGTTATTGGGACTGAAGGGAAAAAAATCACCTATTACGGTGTGAGGTATGAACGCTGTCCAAAGCTTAGGCGTCAGGCAATCGCTATTCATGGGCTTCGATGCAAAGCCTGTGATTTCGACTTTGAGACAGCGTATGGCGCGCATGCAAAAGGTTTTATCCATGTACACCACGTGAAGCCCATTTCCGAATTTGACGAGGTCCAGGTTGTCGATCCCGCGACTGACTTGATCCCACTCTGTGCAAATTGCCACGCTGTTGTTCATAGGAAGCCCGGACAGTTACTGAGCGTTGAGCAACTGAAAGGCCTTCTCAATGGTCATTGGATTTTCGACGATTTAATCAAAGTTAGTTAG
- a CDS encoding Bro-N domain-containing protein, producing the protein MLDTFSVTVFPRHNLVLHALLLENQPWFCARDIGRLMGVHLSDRMVNKLDKDQRRVLWIEYFRQPEKQLLLSESGVYALLVYHYVPGNRLLREWLTHQVVPALRDAEQSENSDRPMLSLLDWPEMSLSLLHWQDEDWIRLRDMPYLLHDQPQRRVTTVKPWWRRFVQVFQWSKHSMG; encoded by the coding sequence ATGCTTGATACTTTTTCTGTGACAGTCTTCCCTCGCCACAACCTCGTTCTGCATGCCCTTCTACTCGAAAATCAGCCATGGTTCTGCGCCCGAGATATCGGTCGTTTGATGGGTGTCCATCTGAGTGATCGCATGGTCAACAAGTTAGATAAGGATCAGCGCCGAGTTTTGTGGATTGAGTATTTCCGGCAACCGGAAAAACAGTTGTTGCTCAGTGAGTCTGGTGTGTATGCGTTGTTGGTGTATCACTACGTTCCGGGGAATCGGTTGTTGCGTGAGTGGTTAACCCATCAGGTGGTGCCGGCCTTGCGCGATGCGGAGCAGTCGGAAAATTCGGATCGGCCAATGTTGAGCTTGTTGGATTGGCCGGAGATGTCGTTGAGTCTGCTGCATTGGCAGGATGAAGATTGGATTAGGCTGCGGGACATGCCGTATCTGTTGCACGATCAGCCGCAACGAAGGGTGACGACGGTTAAGCCTTGGTGGCGGAGGTTCGTGCAGGTGTTTCAGTGGTCGAAGCATTCAATGGGTTAG
- a CDS encoding ribonucleotide-diphosphate reductase subunit beta gives MLSWDEFDKEDSGETVVKGANAGHATEANMDRLDTAGGVAAQEARAVTASDSAAIARAKAALDTLDVAEGLAELEGASARVAVDEKRMINCRADLNQLVPFKYDWAWQKYLDGCANHWMPQEVNMTADIALWKDPEGLTDDERRIVMRNLGFFSTADSLVANNLVLAVYRLITNPECRQYILRQAFEEAIHTHAYQYCIESLAMDEGEIFNMYHEIPSVAKKATWGLKYTRSISDPKFETGTVETDKELLRNLIAYYCVLEGIFFYCGFTQILSMGRRNKMTGVAEQFQYILRDESMHLNFGIDVINQIKIENPHLWDAEMKEEASQMILQGTQLEIEYARDTMPRGVLGMNAAMMEDYLKFIANRRLSQIGLKEEYPGTTNPFPWMSEIMDLKKEKNFFETRVIEYQTGGALSWD, from the coding sequence ATGCTGAGCTGGGACGAATTCGACAAAGAAGACAGCGGCGAAACCGTTGTAAAAGGCGCCAACGCTGGGCACGCAACTGAAGCCAACATGGACCGCCTCGACACCGCTGGTGGCGTCGCTGCGCAAGAAGCCCGCGCTGTAACCGCGTCCGACTCCGCCGCAATCGCCCGTGCCAAAGCTGCCCTGGACACCCTCGACGTCGCCGAAGGCCTCGCCGAACTCGAAGGCGCCTCCGCCCGCGTTGCTGTCGATGAAAAGCGCATGATCAACTGCCGCGCCGACCTCAACCAACTCGTACCGTTCAAGTACGACTGGGCCTGGCAGAAGTATCTGGACGGTTGCGCAAACCACTGGATGCCGCAAGAAGTCAACATGACCGCCGACATCGCCCTCTGGAAAGACCCGGAAGGCCTGACCGACGACGAGCGCCGCATCGTCATGCGCAACCTCGGCTTCTTCTCCACCGCCGACTCCCTGGTTGCCAACAACCTGGTCCTGGCCGTGTACCGCCTGATCACCAACCCGGAATGCCGCCAGTACATCCTGCGCCAGGCCTTCGAAGAGGCGATCCACACCCACGCCTACCAGTACTGCATCGAATCGTTGGCCATGGATGAAGGCGAGATCTTCAACATGTACCACGAGATCCCATCGGTCGCGAAAAAAGCCACCTGGGGCCTGAAATACACCCGTTCGATCTCCGATCCGAAGTTCGAAACCGGCACCGTCGAAACCGACAAAGAGCTGCTGCGCAACCTGATCGCCTACTACTGCGTTCTGGAAGGCATCTTCTTCTACTGCGGCTTCACCCAGATCCTCTCCATGGGCCGTCGCAACAAAATGACCGGCGTCGCCGAGCAGTTCCAGTACATCCTGCGCGACGAATCCATGCACCTGAACTTCGGCATCGACGTGATCAACCAGATCAAAATCGAAAACCCGCATTTGTGGGATGCTGAAATGAAGGAAGAAGCGAGCCAGATGATTCTGCAGGGGACTCAGCTGGAGATTGAATACGCTCGTGACACCATGCCTCGTGGGGTGTTGGGCATGAATGCGGCGATGATGGAGGATTACCTGAAGTTCATCGCAAACCGTCGTTTGAGCCAGATTGGTTTGAAGGAAGAGTATCCAGGGACTACGAATCCGTTCCCTTGGATGAGCGAGATTATGGACTTGAAGAAAGAGAAGAATTTCTTTGAGACTCGGGTTATTGAGTATCAGACGGGTGGGGCGTTGAGCTGGGATTGA
- a CDS encoding DUF2790 domain-containing protein gives MKALLVLALSSLCATAMADEVPTDVALQQTVIEEYTYSTHLDIAKVISMSEIPNVCEVVPAKMEYDDSKGQRHILRYSVMGNGCSNG, from the coding sequence ATGAAAGCTTTATTGGTTCTGGCCCTCAGCAGTCTGTGCGCAACCGCCATGGCAGATGAGGTCCCGACTGATGTCGCACTGCAACAAACCGTCATTGAGGAATACACCTACTCCACTCACCTGGACATCGCCAAAGTTATATCGATGAGCGAAATCCCGAACGTCTGCGAAGTGGTTCCGGCAAAAATGGAATACGACGACTCCAAGGGTCAGCGACACATTCTGCGCTACAGCGTCATGGGTAACGGCTGCTCTAACGGCTGA
- the acs gene encoding acetate--CoA ligase: MSAASLYPVRPEVAANTLTDEATYKAMYQQSVVNPDGFWREQAKRLDWIKPFTTVKQTSFDDHHVDIKWFADGTLNVSYNCLDRHLAERGDQIAIIWEGDDPAESRNITYRELHEQVCKFANALRGQDVHRGDVVTIYMPMIPEAVVAMLACTRIGAIHSVVFGGFSPEALAGRIIDCRSKVVITADEGIRAGKKIPLKSNVDDALTNPETSSIQKVIVCKRTGGDIKWNQHRDIWYEDLMKVAGSVCAPKEMGAEEALFILYTSGSTGKPKGVQHTTGGYLLYAAMTHERVFDYRPGEIYWCTADVGWVTGHTYIVYGPLANGATTLLFEGVPNYPDITRVAKIVDKHKVNILYTAPTAIRAMMASGTAAVEGADGSSLRLLGSVGEPINPEAWDWYYKNVGQSRCPIVDTWWQTETGGNMMSPLPGAHALKPGSASRPFFGVVPALVDNLGNIIEGVAEGNLVILDSWPGQARTLYGDHDRFVDTYFKTFRGMYFTGDGARRDEDGYYWITGRVDDVLNVSGHRMGTAEIESAMVAHPKVAEAAVVGVPHDIKGQGIYVYVTLIGGEEPSEQLRLELKNWVRKEIGPIASPDVIQWAPGLPKTRSGKIMRRILRKIATAEYDGLGDISTLADPGVVQHLIDTHKTMNVA; encoded by the coding sequence ATGAGTGCGGCTTCTTTGTATCCCGTTCGTCCCGAGGTAGCAGCCAACACGCTGACTGACGAGGCCACTTATAAGGCCATGTACCAGCAGTCGGTCGTCAACCCGGACGGCTTCTGGCGTGAACAAGCCAAGCGCCTCGACTGGATCAAGCCTTTCACCACGGTGAAGCAGACGTCCTTCGACGATCACCATGTCGATATCAAATGGTTCGCCGACGGCACGCTGAACGTTTCCTACAACTGCCTCGACCGTCATCTGGCCGAGCGCGGCGATCAAATCGCGATTATTTGGGAAGGGGATGACCCTGCCGAAAGCCGCAACATCACCTACCGCGAGCTGCACGAACAAGTCTGCAAGTTCGCCAACGCCTTGCGCGGCCAGGATGTGCACCGCGGCGACGTGGTGACAATCTATATGCCGATGATCCCCGAAGCCGTGGTCGCCATGCTGGCCTGCACCCGGATCGGCGCGATTCACTCGGTAGTGTTTGGCGGTTTCTCGCCGGAAGCCCTGGCCGGTCGCATCATCGACTGCCGCTCGAAAGTGGTGATCACCGCTGACGAAGGTATTCGTGCGGGCAAGAAAATCCCGCTGAAGTCCAACGTCGACGACGCGTTGACCAACCCGGAAACCAGCAGCATTCAGAAAGTCATCGTGTGCAAGCGCACCGGTGGCGACATCAAGTGGAACCAGCATCGCGACATCTGGTACGAAGACCTGATGAAAGTGGCGGGCAGTGTGTGCGCGCCGAAAGAGATGGGCGCCGAAGAAGCGCTGTTCATCCTTTATACCTCCGGTTCCACCGGCAAGCCGAAGGGCGTGCAGCACACCACCGGCGGTTATCTGCTGTATGCGGCGATGACCCACGAGCGCGTGTTCGACTACCGTCCGGGCGAAATCTACTGGTGCACCGCCGACGTTGGTTGGGTAACCGGCCACACTTATATCGTCTATGGCCCGTTGGCCAACGGCGCGACCACGCTGCTGTTCGAAGGCGTGCCCAACTATCCGGACATCACCCGGGTGGCGAAGATCGTCGACAAGCACAAGGTCAACATCCTCTACACCGCGCCTACCGCGATTCGCGCGATGATGGCCTCGGGCACCGCCGCTGTAGAAGGTGCCGATGGCAGCAGCCTGCGTCTGTTGGGTTCGGTCGGTGAGCCGATTAACCCGGAAGCGTGGGATTGGTACTACAAGAATGTCGGCCAATCCCGTTGCCCGATCGTCGACACCTGGTGGCAGACTGAGACCGGCGGCAACATGATGAGCCCGCTGCCGGGCGCTCACGCGCTCAAGCCGGGTTCGGCGTCACGTCCGTTCTTCGGCGTGGTGCCAGCGCTGGTGGACAACCTCGGTAACATCATCGAAGGCGTTGCCGAGGGCAACCTGGTGATTCTCGATTCGTGGCCAGGCCAGGCGCGCACGCTGTATGGCGACCATGACCGCTTCGTCGACACTTACTTCAAGACCTTCCGTGGCATGTACTTCACCGGTGACGGTGCGCGTCGTGACGAGGACGGTTACTACTGGATCACCGGGCGTGTGGATGACGTACTCAACGTTTCCGGACACCGCATGGGCACTGCCGAGATCGAAAGCGCGATGGTCGCGCACCCGAAAGTCGCCGAAGCGGCGGTGGTCGGTGTGCCGCACGACATCAAGGGGCAGGGCATCTATGTCTATGTCACGTTGATCGGTGGCGAAGAGCCGAGCGAGCAACTGCGCCTGGAACTGAAAAACTGGGTGCGTAAAGAGATCGGCCCGATTGCTTCGCCGGACGTCATCCAGTGGGCGCCGGGGCTGCCGAAAACCCGTTCGGGCAAGATCATGCGCCGAATTCTGCGCAAGATTGCGACGGCCGAATACGATGGGTTGGGGGATATTTCGACTCTGGCCGATCCGGGTGTGGTGCAGCATTTGATTGATACGCACAAGACCATGAACGTCGCTTAA
- a CDS encoding transposase, which produces MKERRVFSREFKHRAASMVIDDGCSVQEVCASLDISATALRRWVDQVRKEHKGQPVQGTKAITEDQRQIQDLKAKIKRMEMEAEILKKATALLMSDPDRFR; this is translated from the coding sequence ATGAAAGAAAGAAGAGTCTTTTCCCGCGAGTTCAAACATCGTGCAGCCAGCATGGTGATTGATGACGGTTGTTCGGTACAGGAAGTCTGCGCGTCGCTGGACATTAGCGCCACCGCGTTGCGGCGCTGGGTGGATCAGGTTCGCAAGGAACACAAGGGGCAACCGGTTCAAGGCACCAAGGCCATTACTGAGGATCAGCGCCAGATTCAGGATTTGAAAGCCAAGATCAAACGCATGGAAATGGAAGCCGAAATCTTAAAAAAGGCTACCGCTCTCTTGATGTCGGATCCCGATCGTTTTCGATGA
- a CDS encoding IS3 family transposase, whose product MIAELRESFPTAILCRVFDVKRSSFYEWLQRLSRPKIEREELKGKVVELHSESREAMGSRTISKHLQAQNIAVGRSLVKALMREANIVSKQRQPHPFRSKGVEAFVAPNLLKRNFKPTAVNQVWCGDVTSLMVGKRWVHLAIVIDLFARRVIGWAFSLVNDANLVSKALRMATELRTCPPGLMFHSDQGCQYTSRKFQEELMRHGILQSMSHRGQCWDNAPTERFFGTLKSEWVPRNGYSTSEEAQTDMVRFFMYYNRTRLHSYNNYLSPIAMELKAA is encoded by the coding sequence ATGATCGCGGAGCTAAGAGAGTCATTCCCGACCGCCATCCTGTGTCGCGTTTTCGATGTGAAGCGCAGCAGCTTTTACGAATGGCTACAGCGTCTCTCGCGGCCTAAGATCGAGCGCGAAGAGCTCAAGGGGAAGGTGGTCGAACTGCACAGCGAAAGCCGGGAAGCCATGGGGTCCAGAACGATCAGCAAGCATCTGCAGGCCCAAAACATAGCGGTCGGAAGAAGCCTTGTTAAAGCCCTGATGAGGGAAGCCAACATTGTCAGCAAACAACGCCAGCCTCATCCATTCAGGTCCAAAGGAGTTGAAGCATTTGTCGCGCCCAACCTGCTCAAGCGCAATTTCAAGCCGACCGCGGTCAATCAAGTCTGGTGTGGCGACGTTACAAGCTTGATGGTAGGCAAGCGCTGGGTTCATCTGGCCATCGTGATCGATTTGTTTGCTCGTCGGGTCATTGGTTGGGCATTTTCGCTGGTCAATGACGCCAACTTGGTGAGTAAAGCGCTACGCATGGCGACAGAGCTTCGAACCTGCCCACCTGGGTTGATGTTCCATTCGGATCAGGGCTGTCAGTACACCAGTCGCAAGTTTCAAGAAGAGCTGATGCGCCATGGCATTTTGCAGAGCATGAGTCATCGCGGGCAGTGTTGGGACAATGCTCCAACGGAACGCTTTTTCGGCACCCTGAAGTCAGAATGGGTCCCTCGCAACGGCTACAGCACGAGCGAGGAAGCACAAACCGATATGGTGCGTTTCTTCATGTACTACAACCGCACCAGGCTCCACAGCTACAACAACTACCTGTCGCCAATAGCTATGGAGCTAAAAGCGGCATAA
- a CDS encoding ABC transporter substrate-binding protein, with amino-acid sequence MKKLVLLGALALSVLSLPTFADDKPVKIGIEAAYPPFASKAPDGSIVGFDYDIGNALCEEMKVKCVWVEQEFDGLIPALKVRKIDAILSSMSITEDRKKSVDFTNKYYNTPARLVMKAGTQVSENLAELKGKNIGVQRGSIHERFAREVLAPLGAEIKPYGSQNEIYLDVAAGRLDGTVADATLLDDGFLKTDAGKGFAFVGPAFTDEKYFGDGIGIAVRKGDALKDKINSAITAIRASGKYKQIQDKYFAFDIYGK; translated from the coding sequence ATGAAGAAACTTGTGCTGCTTGGCGCCCTGGCACTGTCCGTGCTGTCCCTGCCGACCTTCGCCGATGATAAGCCCGTAAAAATCGGTATCGAAGCGGCTTACCCTCCGTTCGCCTCCAAGGCGCCGGACGGCAGCATCGTGGGTTTCGACTACGACATCGGCAACGCACTGTGCGAAGAGATGAAGGTCAAGTGCGTGTGGGTCGAGCAAGAATTCGACGGCCTGATCCCGGCACTCAAAGTGCGCAAGATCGACGCGATCCTGTCGTCCATGTCGATCACTGAAGACCGCAAGAAGTCCGTGGACTTCACCAACAAGTACTACAACACCCCGGCTCGCCTGGTCATGAAGGCCGGCACTCAGGTCAGTGAAAACCTGGCTGAGTTGAAGGGCAAGAACATCGGTGTGCAACGTGGTTCGATCCATGAGCGTTTCGCCCGTGAAGTCCTGGCCCCGCTGGGTGCCGAGATCAAGCCTTACGGCTCGCAGAACGAAATCTACCTCGACGTGGCCGCCGGTCGCCTGGACGGCACCGTGGCAGACGCGACCTTGCTGGATGACGGTTTCCTTAAAACCGACGCCGGCAAAGGTTTCGCCTTCGTGGGCCCGGCCTTCACCGACGAGAAGTACTTCGGCGACGGCATCGGCATCGCAGTTCGCAAGGGCGACGCCTTGAAAGACAAGATCAACTCCGCGATCACTGCCATTCGTGCAAGCGGCAAGTACAAGCAAATCCAGGACAAGTACTTCGCCTTCGATATCTACGGCAAGTAA
- a CDS encoding ABC transporter permease produces the protein MLKGYGAVILDGAWLTLQLALSSMALAIVLGLIGVALRLSPVRWLAWLGDLYSTVIRGIPDLVLILLIFYGGQDLLNRVAPMLGYDDYIDLNPLAAGIGTLGFIFGAYLSETFRGAFMAIPKGQAEAGMAYGMSSFQVFFRVLVPQMIRLAIPGFTNNWLVLTKATALISVVGLQDMMFKAKQAADATREPFTFFLAVAAMYLVITSVSLLALRHLEKRYSVGVRAADL, from the coding sequence ATGTTGAAAGGCTACGGGGCTGTCATCCTCGATGGCGCATGGTTGACGCTTCAGCTCGCCTTGTCGTCCATGGCCCTGGCCATCGTTCTGGGACTGATCGGCGTTGCGCTGCGTCTGTCGCCGGTGCGCTGGCTGGCCTGGCTGGGCGATCTGTACTCCACGGTGATCCGCGGTATTCCCGATCTGGTGCTGATTCTGCTGATTTTCTACGGCGGCCAGGACCTGCTCAACCGCGTCGCGCCGATGCTCGGTTATGACGACTACATCGACCTGAACCCGTTGGCCGCCGGTATCGGCACCCTGGGCTTCATCTTCGGTGCGTACTTGTCGGAAACCTTCCGTGGCGCCTTCATGGCAATCCCGAAGGGGCAGGCAGAAGCCGGCATGGCGTACGGCATGAGCAGTTTTCAGGTGTTCTTCCGGGTGTTGGTGCCGCAGATGATTCGTCTGGCGATTCCGGGCTTCACCAACAACTGGCTGGTATTGACCAAGGCGACCGCGCTGATTTCGGTGGTCGGTCTGCAAGACATGATGTTCAAGGCCAAGCAGGCGGCAGACGCTACCCGTGAGCCTTTCACCTTCTTCCTCGCAGTGGCGGCGATGTACCTGGTGATCACCAGCGTCTCGTTGCTGGCATTGCGTCACCTTGAGAAGCGCTACTCGGTAGGCGTAAGGGCGGCTGATCTATGA
- a CDS encoding ABC transporter permease, producing MIFDYNVIWEALPLYFGGLVTTLKLLALSLFFGLLAALPLGLMRVSKNAVVNMSAWLFTYVIRGTPMLVQLFLIYYGLAQFEAVRESFLWPWLSSATFCACLAFAINTSAYTAEIIAGSLRATPNGEIEAAKAMGMSRFKMYKRILLPSALRRALPQYSNEVIMMLQTTSLASIVTLIDITGAARTVNAQFYLPFEAYITAGVFYLCLTFILVRLFKMAEHRWLGYLAPRKH from the coding sequence ATGATCTTCGACTACAACGTCATTTGGGAGGCCTTGCCGCTGTACTTCGGCGGCCTGGTGACCACCCTCAAACTGCTCGCGCTGTCGCTGTTCTTCGGTTTGCTGGCGGCGCTGCCCCTAGGGCTGATGCGCGTTTCCAAGAATGCAGTCGTCAACATGAGTGCCTGGCTGTTCACCTACGTGATCCGCGGCACGCCGATGCTGGTGCAGCTGTTTTTGATCTACTACGGTCTGGCGCAATTCGAAGCGGTGCGTGAAAGCTTCCTCTGGCCATGGCTGTCCAGCGCCACGTTCTGTGCATGCCTGGCGTTCGCGATCAACACCAGTGCCTACACCGCTGAAATCATTGCCGGCAGCCTGCGCGCCACCCCAAATGGTGAGATCGAAGCGGCCAAGGCCATGGGCATGTCGCGCTTCAAAATGTACAAGCGGATCCTGCTGCCGTCGGCCCTGCGCCGGGCACTGCCGCAGTACAGCAACGAAGTGATCATGATGCTGCAGACCACCAGTCTGGCGTCCATCGTGACCCTGATCGACATCACCGGTGCCGCGCGCACGGTCAACGCGCAGTTCTACTTGCCGTTCGAAGCCTACATCACCGCCGGCGTGTTCTACCTGTGCCTGACGTTCATTCTAGTGCGCCTGTTCAAAATGGCCGAGCACCGCTGGCTGGGCTATCTGGCCCCGCGGAAGCACTGA
- a CDS encoding M14 family metallopeptidase, whose translation MERIDHALPWSHLGSERRISVFRFGAGERKAYIQASLHADELPGMRTAWELKKRLTELEAQGLLNGVIELVPVANPLGLGQLLQGNHQGRFEAGSGKNFNRDFVELSEPVAAELQGHLGDDPHANIRLIRETMSDVLAALPPAESQLQGMQRILLSHACTADVVLDLHCDCEAALHMYALPQHWPHWRSLAAHLNVKVGLLAEDSGGSSFDEACSLPWLRLSRLFPDARIPLACLATTLELGGQSDTGRPEAQAHAEGILAFLAEQGLISGEWPKPAQDACEGLPFEGTEFLFAPHPGVVSFLRKPGEWVEAGDEIFEVIDPLSDRVSTVCAGTSGVLFAIERLRYAQPGFWLAKVAGREALRHGRLLND comes from the coding sequence ATGGAACGCATCGATCATGCATTGCCATGGAGCCACCTGGGCAGCGAACGCCGGATTTCGGTGTTCCGCTTCGGCGCTGGCGAGCGCAAGGCCTACATCCAGGCCAGCCTGCACGCCGATGAACTGCCGGGGATGCGCACGGCCTGGGAGCTGAAAAAACGCCTGACCGAACTCGAAGCCCAAGGCTTGCTGAACGGTGTGATCGAACTGGTGCCGGTGGCCAACCCATTGGGCCTGGGTCAACTGCTTCAGGGTAACCATCAGGGGCGTTTCGAAGCCGGCAGCGGCAAGAACTTCAACCGGGATTTTGTCGAGCTGAGCGAGCCCGTGGCCGCTGAGCTGCAAGGGCATCTGGGTGACGATCCTCACGCCAATATCCGTTTGATTCGTGAAACCATGAGCGACGTGCTGGCTGCCTTGCCGCCTGCCGAGAGTCAGTTGCAAGGCATGCAGCGCATCTTGCTCAGCCATGCCTGCACTGCCGACGTGGTGCTGGATTTGCATTGCGATTGCGAAGCGGCGCTGCACATGTACGCCTTGCCGCAACACTGGCCGCACTGGCGTTCACTGGCTGCACACTTGAACGTCAAGGTCGGTCTGCTGGCGGAAGATTCCGGCGGCAGCTCCTTTGACGAAGCGTGCTCGCTGCCATGGCTGCGTTTGTCGCGTCTGTTTCCGGATGCCCGGATTCCACTGGCCTGCCTGGCGACGACCCTCGAGTTGGGTGGCCAATCCGATACCGGTCGCCCAGAGGCGCAGGCTCACGCCGAAGGCATTCTGGCATTCCTCGCTGAACAAGGCTTGATCAGCGGCGAATGGCCGAAACCTGCGCAAGACGCTTGCGAAGGCCTGCCGTTCGAAGGCACTGAATTCCTGTTCGCGCCGCATCCTGGTGTGGTGAGTTTTCTGCGCAAACCCGGTGAGTGGGTTGAAGCGGGCGACGAGATTTTTGAAGTGATCGATCCGTTATCGGATCGGGTCAGCACGGTGTGTGCTGGTACGTCCGGGGTGCTGTTTGCCATTGAACGGCTGCGTTATGCCCAACCCGGTTTCTGGCTGGCCAAGGTGGCGGGGCGCGAAGCGCTGCGTCACGGGCGCTTGCTCAACGACTGA